One region of Temnothorax longispinosus isolate EJ_2023e unplaced genomic scaffold, Tlon_JGU_v1 HiC_scaffold_14, whole genome shotgun sequence genomic DNA includes:
- the LOC139823617 gene encoding uncharacterized protein codes for MDMLSDSIDNTSVDMRHLQIDNDSRLRTGEIYDSGSSSGNIILSQRSGLSATNSTGAENPTQIQRNSLSAAEKELIDACQKTSYLDGRFFDVVVEDSNITGHITAKCVNCATIVQGDLKVSSNFVRHLKRKHPEKISEYDAHKLSKQRRISESEIIRRVTCRFSQEKFENNVTHFLLDNQLSLQTVENPAFRKMFDDLKIKHGNQPLKHMTRYTVGKRVNDLHNKQVSEIRKAMNSARYVCTTADIWTGSNRRFLGVTAHWIDEKTLDRKSAALACRRFPGTHSFDNIAEMLEGIHTTFGLTCDKIIATITDNGSNFVKAFQEFGIDDPECFSQESNKSSGENLAQASASANASTSADTENVSNENNEVVMDAAEAAAQNVDNDEFDYEYRMTDSESIITSNDEISAIPMLSRHFRCASHTLSLIATTDTINAINECPRIETAHRSAMDRCQDLWKCLNSPKKREELRKFIRCSLKRPVPTRWNSLYDALKQIHSLRGKIMSSEVRSIIQTTRPLRDQDFEYITEYLQWCKPLATAIDVLQGEQYCHYGYLLPSLLSIRKKWELLVQGSNLEICRPLVENLKNKLERRFCEYFNIEGKGEFAAIAAFTHPRFKISWMSALKAGAKERVKELAHNIMRPAREEQPVAPQSQDANDDFFDFGENNLDSFLTTAFVPQGQEENELMRYFNKTSFDLLEKFPLVIGDLGNVDIEFENLEHLDTENYGAYGLGAVICDLGHVPATAGSSPSPIRIVAATGIQDQRGTSSDRRQWISDGCSQKFKSHKMSDVRIRRHIRPVYLRRTKLFRSKKAVRQCKDDN; via the exons ATGGATATGTTGAGCGATTCCATAGACAATACGTCCGTTGACATGAGGCACTTACAAATTGATAATGATAGCAGATTACGTACTGGAGAAATATACGATTCTGGAAGTTCTAGcggaaatataatattatctcagCGTTCTGGTCTTAGTGCCACAAATTCTACTGGTGCAGAAAATCCTACgcaaattcaaagaaatagtTTATCTGCAGCAGAAAAAGAACTCATCGATGCATGCCAAAAAACTTCTTACTTAGATGGCCGTTTTTTTGACGTTGTCGTAGAAGACTCAAACATAACTGGACACATAACTGCAAAATGCGTAAATTGCGCGACGATTGTTCAAGGAGATTTAAaagtttcttcaaattttgtGCGTCATTTaaag agaaaACATCCTGAAAAGATTTCGGAATATGATGCTCATAAATTATCGAAACAAAGAAGAATAAGTGAATCCGAAATTATTCGACGAGTTACATGCAGGTTTTCACaagaaaagtttgaaaataatgtaactcATTTCTTACTGGACAACCAGCTGTCCCTTCAAACAGTTGAGAATCCGGCGTTTCGCAAAATGTTTGATg atttaaaaatcaagCATGGTAATCAACCGTTGAAACATATGACCCGTTATACAGTGGGTAAAAGGGTGAATGACTTACATAATAAACAAGTCAGTGAAATACGTAAAGCGATGAACAGTGCACGTTACGTTTGCACAACAGCCGACATTTGGACTGGTTCAAATAGGAGATTTCTAGGTGTTACTGCTCACTGG ATTGACGAAAAAACTCTAGACAGAAAATCGGCAGCTTTAGCATGTAGGCGATTTCCCGGAACTCATTCGTTTGACAATATTGCGGAGATGTTAGAAGGAATCCATACAACATTTGGATTAACatgtgataaaattatagCTACAATTACGGATAATGGATCTAACTTTGTGAAGGCTTTCCAAGAATTTGGTATAGATGACCCAGAATGTTTTTCACAAg AAAGTAATAAATCAAGTGGTGAAAATTTGGCTCAAGCAAGTGCAAGTGCAAATGCAAGTACCTCTGCAGACACTGAAAATGTATCTAATGAAAACAATGAAGTGGTTATGGATGCTGCAGAAGCAGCCGCACAAAATGTTGATAACGATGAATTTGATTATGAATATAGGATGACAGACAGTGAAAGTATTATAACTTCTAATGATGAAATCTCAGCTATTCCAATGCTATCTCGTCATTTCCGATGTGCTAGTCACACATTAAGTTTGATTGCGACTACAGACACTATAAACGCGATAAATGAATGTCCAAGAATTGAAACAGCTCATAGAAGTGCCATGGATAGATGTCAAGATCTGTGGAAATGCTTAAACTCACCAAAAAAACGAGAAGagttaagaaaatttattagatgcaGTTTGAAAAGACCGGTTCCAACAAGGTGGAATTCTTTATATGATGCGTTAAAACAGATACATTCATTAAGAGGAAAAATAATGAGTTCCGAAGTTCGAAGTATCATACAGACTACAAGGCCATTACGGGATCAGGATTTTGAGTACATCACAGAATATTTGCAATGGTGTAAACCTCTGGCGACAGCGATTGATGTATTACAAGGAGAACAGTATTGTCATTACGGTTATCTTTTACCATCACTGCtaagtattagaaaaaaatgggAATTATTAGTACAAGGCAGTAACCTTGAAATATGCAGACCATTAGttgaaaacttaaaaaataaattagaaagaagATTCtgtgaatatttcaatattgaaGGCAAAGGCGAATTTGCAGCAATAGCTGCATTCACACATccaagatttaaaatatcttggaTGTCTGCTTTAAAAGCAGGTGCTAAAGAAAGAGTGAAAGAGTTGGCACATAATATTATGAGACCCGCCAGAGAGGAACAACCAGTCGCTCCACAATCACAAGATGCTAATGATGATTTCTTCGATTTTGGCGAAAATAATTTGGATTCGTTTCTTACTACGGCATTTGTTCCACAAGGACAAGAAGAAAATGaattaatgagatattttaataaaacctCATTCGATCTTCTGGAAAAATTTCCTTTG GTCATCGGTGACCTGGGaaacgtagacatcgaattcgagaaTTTGgaacacctagacaccgaaaactacggagcgtaCGGCCTGGGTGCTGTCATCTGCGATCTAGGCCAC gTTCCTGCCACCGCTGGATCATCGCCGTCGCCGATCAGGATCGTCGCTGCCACCGGAATCCAGGATCAACGAGGGACTTCGAGTGATCGACGCCAATGGATCAG TGATGGTTGTTCACAAAAGTTCAAGTCACACAAGATGTCGGACGTTCGTATACGTAGGCACATACGCCCCGTTTATCTACGACGCACAAAGTTATTTCGGTCTAAAAAGGCCGTTCGTCAATGTAAAGACGACAATTAA